The sequence TGTCAGGTTTCCACCCATTTTGTGGCACACcatacaaaaacaaaatggGGAGAAAATCTCACAGTGAAACCCTGTCAGGTTATGTTTGATGACACAGTCCCCCTACAGTAGTCAGGAACGTACTGGTATGATTTCATCTAGTGGAAGAACCCCTCGTTTGGAGCCAAGACCCCATGGTTCCGGGGCAGTATGGCCCCCATGCACAGCTCTCAAACACCTGCATGCACGACAGTGAGTTGGGGGGAGGGTATATATGTCACACTTTTTAATTTGTTTTTTTGCGATGTACCTCTTGCGTTTAGAGATCACTTacaaagagagagagtatcgaacgtaggcatactgtgcatcagatgtatgcggagagtaacgtgacttcctgtatctgtcacaagcttggaatttgcacactgaccaatccaagtgtgggtgatgtaatgtatcaagaaagtagattacatcacccacacttggatgggttaatgtatcaagaaagtagattacatcacccacacttggatgggttgatagattacatcacccacgcttggattggtcagtgtgcaaattccaagcttgtgacagatacaggaagtcacgttactctccgcatacatctgatacacagtatgcctacgttcgatactctcttctctatcatatactcttggtGAAAATCATGTCCTTTTGCTACCTTTGTCTGTAGCAATATTATGAGGCTACTAATAATTTTCCCCCTCTTCTCCACAACAGGTGGTCGtagccccccccccagctATGGGTACATGACCCTTCTCATGATCCCTCTCAGACCCCCCAGCATGGCGGTAGTGCCTGGGACCCCAGTGTGGCTAACACTCCAGCAAGGTGTGCGTACACATGCAGCTCCTCTGTAGTGCAGCACAGTGAGCTACGGCAGTATGTGTATACTGACGTACCTTCTGTGTGTACTCTAGtccaatgaatacatgtagcctgccatgttgtatatatactgaAAGTGTgttcataataaattattgttccTCTCTTTGTCAGACCTGATGAGCCACAAATACACTACAATGATATTAtcaatagatgcatgcatgtatacaacttCATATAGATAGATCCACTTTCTTTGTATGAAATTCATTTCGAAAAAAGCTTATTCATCACTTAAATTTTTGAGCAAGAGCATAACATAgcaagaggcattagcacagcgcagcttaattgcaacactcgttatacATGTAAACAAAATTGTCTTGCTATACCGTGCCAATAAAGTTGCataccatgtaataactaCAATGTCATGCAGTTAGTTTATTTCTCTTTCACAAACATTTGGAACTTGACGTGGCCATTAACGATGTACTTGACTCCACAAGAAGGTTTTTCTATAGTGTCGCAGTTTATTTTAATCTCATCGTTATAGTGCCTCATCCTCACTTTCAAATCTCTGGTAATCTGATAGTTGTTATGGTCACCGGCCTGGTTGAACATAGTTGCTGTCATAGCGAAGGTTTTTGGCCAATCGAGCTTGTCGTTAGCTTGGGCCGAAACAGGGGTGAGCTCAATATCAAGTGTACCcttaaaattgttgaaatacAAATTAACCTTCATGATGTATCCTGTTGGAAAAGTCTGAAACTGCTCACTGTTGGTCCATCTGCTCGTTTCATATGCATACTTGACAGTCATACTAGTGCAGCTAGTCCCTACATAGCGTGTAAGAGTGTCCACTTGGCTGGATAAAACTGACAGCTCTTTAGATTTGGATTGAATTTCTGTTACCAATTCTATTTGTTGCTCTTTGAATGACTGTTTCAATTCACTGCGTAATTTTTCATTTTCGTTTTGTAGTTTAGCAATTGCTTCATCTTGCCTTTTCTGATTGTTTATGAAATAGCTAGTCGATAACCTCAAGTGTTTCTGAGCAGCTTGCTCCATGTGTTTGTCCGCGTCCTTCCGTTGGACCACCTCCTCACAGCCCAGCTCCTTCAGCTCACACTCGACCATTATCAGAGGACACTCTCTCAGGTGCCCCTCCAGTTGACCTCTCTCTGGGGGAGCCACTCCACACTCGTTGGGGCACGCCACCGGATACTTTGAGCACACTGGGAGGTGGTCGTCTTGGATCTCTTGATATGTTCCCTCCAGCAGACAGTAGTCACAGCTGTGTGGTCTCTTGGGACAATCGTTAGTTGTGTGCTTCGTTAGAAATCTTCTTTCAACACTTTCTCCACAGTTGTACTGGCAATCCACAGAAACTAATGCGCATTTCTCTCCAAGGTGTTGTTCTAGCTCTCCCAAACCACTCACCCAGTCACAACCAACAGCTTTGTTATCGCAATAGACCTTGAGATCGAGAAGTCTTCTTCGGTGCTTTTTGTCTAGAAACACGGTGAAACTATCGATCTTACAAAAGGGGCAAGGTTTGTTGTCGGTGAGTATCTTTTGGATGCAGGCTTGACAGAAGTGTTGTCCACAGCAGCTGGTGAGGCTGGGCTCTCGGgtcacatgcagacacaggGGGCACTCGTAATCCCCCACACTCTGAACGAACTCACACTGGTAGCCACTCAATTGAGGGGAGGCCATTTTGGTGTTTAGAATAGTGTCACATGAGcaattgtattattataatcagtTGTTTACCGAATTAGGGCAATGGTATgctttgtttgtgtacatacgctatacggtatttcaTGATGCTGTAAAATTCATATTTGTTACAGTACTATAGCTGTATGCTCGTATAGTTTGTCCCAACCTTGATGCAaaaaatgcatgcacaccacgAACATAGTTCTAATCTCATCATATTCACCCTCCACCTACAGTGGTCAGGAGCGTACTGGTATGCCTCTCGACTTCTTTGGATACAAGATCCCACTTGGTGCTTTTCCTAGGCCTCTCTCCTCTCCCGAACAGtttaccagtactaaattaacTCCTTCATCTTCGACGTCCAATAAGAGTCTGAGTGACCTTTATGGGTACTAGCCATCTTATAGAACGAATTGAGAACAGAATGAGAACAAGTTCACTGTTTATAGAACATATGAGACAGTGCTGCTATTGAACCTCGTGCTACTTAACACGCATGCGCGTTCTTCAATTGTCAATTTTGACATTATCATGCATGGGGTAGGACCACCCCCTCGTTTGAATCCCAGACCCCCATGGTGAGCAGCATGACCCCCAGCTACTCAATGACCACCAATGCAGTGTCtcttgcatacatgtacatgtacagcctgACTGCATGTACCCccttacatgtactggtacTCAGAGAATGTCCTTGGGACACAttatgtttgtgtttgtggatCATTGATTTTGTGTGCCCCGACGTCATGTGATCATGTGTAGTCCAGTTGCCTTCTCTGCCCCACCCCACAGACACCACCACCCTTTGGTTGGTTAGATACTTTCCTACGAAAGCCTTTTACAATAGAGTATGACATTGTttcaacacacacagtacacacttGTGCCTCTACATCCGGTATTATATAGTGTGtttaggctataattatatttattacATGTAAGTTTCCCTGTATTATTACCCTctctcacaccctcacatcacacacataccccatgcacacatgtcCACCAGGTGAAGGGGATCACTGGTCCGAACAGAGGTTACGTAGGGACACTCATCAACATTGACGAGGGGGACGGGATCGTTAAACTggatgctgactcagcactcaAAATTATCAGTCTCAACCAGCTGGCCAAGTATGCCTCGTCACTGAACTTTGAATCTGGAACTTTAGTTATTGATTTGAATAAGACATTGATAACTTACAGTAGTATATTTTGATCAGTTACTGTATGACTGTACACATCACACGACATGctgtcattattattatttacgATTTATTGACAATGCTTCATAACAGACTTTGAACACAAAGGTAATGATGGAGGGTGTACAGGTTTGATACACATAACGTGTGATACAATAAGGTAGTATAATGAGATTATAGTGGCTAACATTTCACAATTAAGCCTCTCCTCGATCTAGCGACTGTTGCCTAGATCGATGGGCTTGCTGTACACCCTCTGGGCCACCTCGATCGGCTCATTATAAATCCGTCTCATCCATCACCTCAACctatgggtgtgtgtgcatgggggcGATGGGATCGAGGAGTGGAGGGAGCTTGCAGTACTGCATTCACAAGGTCAAACACTGACAACACTGTGGTCAAGGAAGATTGATAGTAATGTAGTAAGTCTACTTTGACCCCAACTTGCAGCTTGAACAAGCtattgctagctagctagctagggagATTCAACAATATGCAAGGCTAACCTACTGGCAGGAGCTAGTTAAGTAAGCATACTATAGAATTAAGGCTTAATTATAGTGTTTTATTTTGTGTGCTTGAAATGGTTCTTGTGGATacagtgcatacatgtagtctagATCTAGTTTTAATTATCCCTCCACACCCCAGGGACCCCGTCCCGGACCTGTCCGGACTCCCTACTCTATATAAGCTGATAATTAACTCTAGCCCGTAAGACTTACTGGCGTTATACTTTGTGTATCATGTTTAATTTAGTCCCGGCATCAGTGTATTGGGACACAATGAAGTATAGTACCGCAGTCACCCTTTGGGGACAAACCAACAGAAAAAAGTGGCATGCATGCGTATTGCCTGCAtgcttatatacatgtagtaaggAGTATACCCACCCAAAGATAAATTTGTTAtaatcattaatttatacGCTGTTTGCAAACTGTAGACACTGCTCACAGGTGGACTATGTGGACTCATCTCGTAACCAGGTGGTCCTCAAGATGATCCCTTGTATCGAATACACCCGCAAGAGGGGGTGCTCCGTAGCTCTGATAAGGAGGACAGAAAAGAAGAAGAGGATGACCATCAGCCAAGCTCTTGAAACCAGAGGACATCAGGTTTGTAATACACTGTTGTCTCTGTAGTGACAatgtaaagtacatgtaatacaccCTAACCCTAACTTTCATTTAGACtcttatagctgcatgtatataagcTCTGGCATACACTGTACTCGCTAACAGATTGCTAATATAAACGGTGTGTTGAGTGAAAATCCCGGCACgaccgtacaataattattgcgttTTTTTATCACTCCCCATccatatttataattattgtaaactgGCGTGCATACAACACtgattgtacataattatacactaacaTAGTAAAAAAACATTCGTTACAGTAATTAAAACATTAAATGAAACGCATCTATTAAAATTTCATGTAGAAATTACCAGAGGCGGTTGGACAGTATCACGTGCAACCGCATCTAGATTGTCACATGACCTCTAATTACTTTTACCTTGTTTTTGATGGTACACTTCATAGCTAAGAAACTGTGTAGTTTGTAGCTGTTTTTAGCTATTGGTCAAAGAGAGGAGGTCAAACTACACTGATATCCATCGCCAACCCTGTTCAACCCCACATTATAACGAAGCCAAAAAATTGCGTTGAAGGTAATTAAACTGtctgtactagatctagccaCAGTGTGACTATATTTGGTGTAGAACATTAAAATAGTGATTAGAACATTGTAAGTAGAAGTGTCTATATGCTACTCTTTAGGTTCAGCGTAGTATGCAAGCATGAAAGAGCTGACGAAGGCAGAAGGTACTCCCAAGGACGCAACGATGGAGGTTCCTTTACTGACTTTAAAGGAGGTAAATATACCTCTGGTTGTGATACATGCACTCTTTTGTAGGTATTTATGGATGGCGAAAAGTGACCCTCATATTTTTTAGGAGGATGGACACGGGCCTATTTATTGCTGTATAATTGTGCATCAACAAAGAGGTTGATGTATTAAGTGTGAAGGTGATCTTACGGATTTCAGCATTGCTGCAAAAGAGCCCAATGTAGCCGTCCCCTTCAATGAGAAATGGTGGTTTTACTAGACATGTCACTCTGACCACCTTAAGCAAGATAACACAAGTTAGAGCACAGTTTCACAAACACCCTGTGACTGTGGAGCTACAACCTCCTCCTGGGGCAGGCTCACTGAACATTCTTATGCATCAGCTAGACGGCTTCACGAACTCTCATAATGTTAACTCACATGCATAatgtattgtgtacatgtacttattattatacttcataattattctactgatAGATCTGCTCACTCTATATAAATTAACTAAGAATGATGTGCT comes from Halichondria panicea chromosome 3, odHalPani1.1, whole genome shotgun sequence and encodes:
- the LOC135334323 gene encoding TNF receptor-associated factor 4-like, with product MASPQLSGYQCEFVQSVGDYECPLCLHVTREPSLTSCCGQHFCQACIQKILTDNKPCPFCKIDSFTVFLDKKHRRRLLDLKVYCDNKAVGCDWVSGLGELEQHLGEKCALVSVDCQYNCGESVERRFLTKHTTNDCPKRPHSCDYCLLEGTYQEIQDDHLPVCSKYPVACPNECGVAPPERGQLEGHLRECPLIMVECELKELGCEEVVQRKDADKHMEQAAQKHLRLSTSYFINNQKRQDEAIAKLQNENEKLRSELKQSFKEQQIELVTEIQSKSKELSVLSSQVDTLTRYVGTSCTSMTVKYAYETSRWTNSEQFQTFPTGYIMKVNLYFNNFKGTLDIELTPVSAQANDKLDWPKTFAMTATMFNQAGDHNNYQITRDLKVRMRHYNDEIKINCDTIEKPSCGVKYIVNGHVKFQMFVKEK